Part of the Besnoitia besnoiti strain Bb-Ger1 chromosome Unknown contig00015, whole genome shotgun sequence genome is shown below.
AGATCAGTGCGGCGACGGGGGTGACGAatgcggagacgaaggcaaGCGCAAACTCCCTTCGATGCTGCAAGTCGTTCTGAGCCAGCGCGAGCAGTACCGGCTGCGCGTTGCTGCGCTCGAAGAGGTACGTGACGACAGGCTGAtgcgcgaggcctgcagcaCGCATACGCGCTCTCGATGAGGGAAATTGAGTCAAAAGGAAACGTCTTGGCGAGGTCGCGTCGGTttccgcagagaagacggcggGTTTAGGGTAAATGCGCTGCGATTTCGCGCGGGAGTTGGCACAGTACTCTGCGTGAGAGAAACCTGCGTCGAGAAACGTACGTGTCGGCGTGTGTGTGGGAGAGTCAACGCGGTGCGGGTCGCTttgcttccttctctctcgcgccgctgtgGCGCACCGCGTCCCTCAAGAGTCGCTTCCGTCTTGTTTTGAGTTTGTTCAGGAGCTGGAGGCGGTGCGAGCGCGGTTGATCATGCAGCGGCAGGAGCTACTATCACCGCGGTgtgccgcggcttccgccggcgagacgccggcgggtCTCTCCTCGCAGGGCGACCCTCTTTCGGCTgcctcgcatgcagcgcctcgatttgcgggcgccgacggtgagcgagacggcgcggccttcgcgtttttcgccggcgcgccgcgggtgGATCGCGAgaccgaggaggcgcagccgcccgcagcgggcTTCGGCGCGGCACTTCTGGCTGTCGCCCGGGGCGTCGCGCGGGCTGCGAAGCACACGGCCGCGAGCGTGTgggggccgccggcggagcggcggcggaaaggcaagcgaagaagaggcgagcggagacagagcaggcagaggagaggcgagcgcggagactgGCGAGCGTTGCCCGCCGCAAGCCCCggggacgcggcgcgagaaggcgacgggTGGAGGCGAGATCGCGCGTGCgggcgagacgaggaagcgtgGCTTGGAGGAggtttctcttcctctcgcagCGACTTGAGTGACagtgcagacgccgccgcgctggctacttcggacgaagaggacgcgaaggccgccgcgatgGCGCGCGCGTGGTCAGGTCaagaagacgagacgcgggggggcgaggggcctcggcgacgcgaggacggaaaaaggaagcgagagagcgaggctggCGAGTTTTCCGTGTATGGGTCGAGTGGCGtgcactctctctctctccttcctgtggctttctccgcgtccgGAGGCCGACGGTCGTCTCGCGAGggagccgcgaaggagactgcATTCTTGAATCAGCTTCAGACGctgagcgccgccgagcgcatCGTCCTCATCTGGGGGCGGATGCTTCTGTCCTGCCGCGCCACGCGGCTCTTTGCGCTCTTTTacttccttcttctgcacttcctcgtcgtcctcatTCTCTTTTACCACGCAGATGTCCAGagtcgaggcgccgcggagcgcggcgggATCCTCGACACcgacgcgccgcatgcgcactACCACTACTACCTCAACGAGtgaaagaaagaagaaacaGGAGACGGAAAGGTGCCTGGACCGCAGGAAAAGGGGGGGGCAGCAAGGAAGACTTTGAAAATAAATTGGCTGGCTTTTCAATCAGAGAAAAAGGggcctcgcgtcttctgtcgcgggggggagggtTGCAAACTTTCGAGCGAGCTTTTCCGGGGGGCAAAAACAAATCTGGATGGTGCGAGACTCGGTCCATAAAAAGGCGCCTCTCCTTCGGCTTCTCAGGGCGACTGGAAATGAGCACCTTCTTCCGTCACACGTGATGACGCGCTTAGCAATGCACGAGGCACAGCTGAGGCTCTTCCTTTGGGAGCGTTTCGCAGCCTCAGCGGGTAGTCGATCAGACGATTTTTTTTCCTCTATCCTGACTTAGGCATCCTCAGTTGCTCGGCTCACAGTCGCCGGCGCCAAGCAAGTCACGGGGTCGCTCAGCGTGGGCAGCCGGGTGCGGGCTGCggaaaaccctaaaccttcaagtcgagcgagagcgcggcggagcagcGCGTTTGAGCGAGTCGCGTGGTTTTCTAGACTTAAAGTGTCTGAGTTGGATTTTAGATTCACAGCGAAGCGCGAATCCGGGGGCAgtacccccccccctctcacGCACTCCCCACAGGTGGCAAAGAAGACGATTCCGCAGCACGTCGGTGCACAGCGAGTTGGAAGTTTTTGTGCCAGTAGGACTCGCAGTCACAGTCATTACAGAAGAGAAACAAGATCTCGTATCTCGTACCTTTaagcagagacgccgcagaggctctTTTCCACGATAGAGGAGTCCCTTCGAGCACCAAAAGCGAaacggcgcgcgggcgcggatgCTCTGGACTAGCTCTGAGCATCGTGAAGTGTGAACTTCACAGAGGGGTTAGCAAGGCACGATCTGCGTTGCATGGCCTCTTTTACAGGGTGTGTGACTAGAGTGTGAAGTAGATGAAGTCGACAGATAAAAAAACAATATGGGAACCTTTGACTAAAGGAAGATTCCGCACcccggcgtccgccgctcgGTAGTGGGCACGGGAACCGGTCGGCGACCACTTCCGAAATATCTGCTTGCCTCGCTTGGCTCTCAACGTGTGACTGCGTATCTATGGTCGTACCAGTTCGTAGTCAACGCCactgcgaggctgcggctcctTTCTGCGTTTGAAACTGGGAGCTGTGGGATGGGAGACAAGTCCCATTCGTCGTTGCAGGAGGAGACTGAGGGATGAAGCGCGTCGAGACGGAGCGCTCTAACGGGAGTATCGGAATTCGTTGCTACCTGCGAGGAATAAGTTATGGTCGCGGAGTGAACGCATCCCCCTCACCCACATACACGCAGCAAAAAAATACCGTACGTCGGAGAGAAGGCTGAGCCGGCAATTGAGTCCGACCAAAAAAATACCGTACGTCTGAGAGAAGGCTGAGCCGGCAAATGAGTCCGACAATTCAGCACATTCCTACATGTGGCAAACACCAGTGCTAGTCGAGAAAGCGGACATCACTCCAAAAAAGACGCCAACTAAAAATACATGCCGGCGCAGCCCCAGCGGTCTACGCTCTCCACCGCAATCACGCTACGCCGGCGAGCTCCTCAGATGTAGGTCGTCCGCAGACATCatcagcgcctgcagagatACTCTGTCGGTGACGGCGCAACAACTCAATGATCGTAATCAGACTCAACGCCAGAGCCAGCGCTTCACAAATTGTAAGTCCATCCGGACTCATATGCCATGCGGCCAAACTTCTCGACATCAAGAATCTGCTGCAAGATGGCTCCAACGTGCCAGCCGAGATCCGCAACTTCTACGCCTTCGTCGTTCTTCACGCTCTTCTCCCAGCTAATCGACGCCGGTCGCTTTTCGGCTGCCATCATGTGCTTGACTAGGGCGACATTCATCGCGATGACTTTGCAAATATCGTACGTCCACACACCAAGCTTCTCGTGGTGATTGGGGAGATGAATTGCGGCGCCTTTTCCGTCCTCTACCTTCACTGACGCACCGCAGAATATCCGCGCCGCTTTTTCAAGTTCGTGAGGGTCGCCAGAAAAAGAGCTGCCTAGAAGGTTAGCCCTTTTCAGAACGCGGATACTTCCTACCATTGCCCCCCCGGTGATCACCATTGCGGCACTCGTGGACGCGAACTGAAAGACCTGCTTTAGAGACTCAAAGCCGGAAGATGCTGCCTCGATATTCGCTGGAAGGGGATATTTAGGCCCGACAATGAATCTTTCAACCAGGGCGTAGCACCGATCGAAGTCTCCTGTGCCTTTGATCCTCTTGCAGCCTTCAAATTGCAGCCGTTGCTCCAGAGGCTGGCTAGGGTCAATCCGGTTTTCCCTACAAAGCATCTCGTTGGTCGCCTTCATCCGGATTTCCGAATTGCTCAGTGAGCAGTAGGTTGCAGTCGGCTTGAGCTTGTTTTTCCTCGTTTCTGTACTCACAGTAACGTCCCCGTCAGGGGGTCAATGATCGTAATCAGACTCAACGCCAGAGCCAGCGCTTCACAAATTGTAAGTCCATCCGGACTCATATGCCATGCGGCCAAACTTCTCGACATCAAGAATCTGCTGCAAGATGGCTCCAACGTGCCAGCCGAGATCCGCAACTTCTACGCCTTCGTCGTTCTTCACGCTCTTCTCCCAGCTAATCGACGCCGGTCGCTTTTCGGCTGCCATCATGTGCTTGACTAGGGCGACATTCATCGCGATGACTTTGCAAATATCGTACGTCCACACACCAAGCTTCTCGTGGTGATTGGGGAGATGAATTGCGGCGCCTTTTCCGTCCTCTACCTTCACTGACGCACCGCAGAATATCCGCGCCGCTTTTTCGAGTTCGTGAGGGTCGCCAGAAAAAGAGCTGCCTAGAAGGTTAGCCCTTTTCAGAACGCGGATACTTCCTACCATTGCCCCCCCGGTGATCACCATTGCGGCACTCGTGGACGCGAACTGAAAGACCTGCTTTAGAGACTCAAAGCCGGAAGATGCTGCCTCGATATTCGCTGGAAGGGGATATTTAGGCCCGACAATGAATCTTTCAACCAGGGCGTAGCACCGATCGAAGTCTCCTGTGCCTTTGATCCTCTTGCAGCCTTCAAATTGCAGCCGTTGCTCCAGAGGCTGGCTAGGGTCAATCCGGTTTTCCCTACAAAGCATCTCGTTGGTCGCCTTCATCCGGATTTCCGAATTGCTCAGTGAGCAGTAGGTTGCAATCGGCTTGAGCTTGTTTTTCCTCGTTTCTGTACTCACAGTAACGTCCCCCGTCAGGGGGTCGATAGACACGTCTCCCGCTGAGCAGTCTTGTTCATATCCCTTGAAAAAGCACGGATTGTAGCAAATGCCGTCATTCAGGAACTCTTTTTCACTGCATACTTGTTTCAAGAAAAGACCAGCAGAGCTCGCTACGCCGACCTGCATGAATGACACAGATACGACGTCAGCTTGCGGATACCGCTCGGGCAAGAGACGTTCCCGCTGAAGATTCACAGCTTTCACAGAAGACGGTAGGACGTCTGCAGGTGCAACAGGGAAAACAACCTGAGCCGATGCGCCTCCAAACTCAAGAACGCCAGCCAATTCGCTTCGGCAAGCCTGCATACCGTCCGCCCCCAAGGTGCAGTACGAGCTCTCCTCAGTCAGGCGGCCTGTGAGGTGATTCAACGTCATGAATGCATACAGaccctcttcggcgccgctaATGGGGCGTGTGAGTTCCGGAGTTGTGAAGAACTTGTATCCAGCCGTATTCGTGAAGTGATTGAGTGCGAAGCGCAATGCGACGAAGAACCCGTCGCGGTACCAGTCATGGAAATCTCGGACGCCTGCAGTGCTGTAAAGGATGACCGGCACGCCGAGAGCTTGGACTTGCCTCTTTTGCTCATCCGCAAGTTCGCGCTCCATCAAGCCCACGATTTCATCCTCCAGCACCTTCATAAACTTTTGAGCGGTCTCCAACATATGGCGGAAGTTTCTGAGCAGGAGCCTGGAATCGACTTCTCGAGATTCCCAGTCCTGCCCAGCGTGCTTATCCAGCCACTTCTCCAAGACCTCGCGCAGCCCCGGGTGGCGCTCTCCAGTCGCAATTAGACGAATGGAAGACGGAATCACGCGACGCCCCTGGTGCGGGCACGCCAAGGTGGTAGCCAGAAAAACGCTTGCTCgggtcgcgctgctgccgccatcAATCACGACGAACGCCTGTGCGGCTCGATGGCATCTCCGTTCTAGCCCCCTCAAGCGCATCAACGCTTGCCGGCCTTCCTGAATTCGTGACACGGCGCTTCTCGCCAGTTCGGCGAACTTGTTCTTCTTCGACTCTTGAGACACACGCAGCCagtgctgcgcctccgccggcagctCCTCGGCTGATATGGTGTTCACAGCCCCTTTCTGTGGAAACTCGGGGGGCTGCACATCTGGGTCGCCGGAAACTTCGCCGAAGTCTTCTGGATCAGCCAGAGCTTCAcggggcgagaaggcgaccgAGCAGACCAGCACCACGCTCCACGCGACCGCCACGACGTTCTTCATTTTCATAAAAAACTAGTCGGCACACTGAATGCCTGATGAGGAAATTGGGTTCAACGACGACTGCAGGTACGCAGTCGCACACGAATAATGTGACTGCCCTCTGCTTCGAATTTGACTGGCACGAAACAAAGAGACGCGTCAGGTAAGAGACGCgtcagagaagagacgcgtcagagaagagacgcgtcAGGGAAGAGACGCGTCAGAGAAAAGACGAGTCAGGGAAGAGACGCGGCAGGGAAGAGACGCGTCAGGGAAGAGACGCGTCAGGGGAGAGACGCGTCAGGGGAGAGACGCGTCAGGGACGCGACGCGTCAACAAGACACGTATCAAGCAAGACACGCCACGACCGTGGCGAAAGCAAGTTTCACACCGCGTCGTAGGGCAGACGCTCCCACGAGCGATGTGCACATCTCCCATATGCGATATCCTCGCTAGTAGCGGAACTTTCGGGCGGCTTACACTCGAAGGGCCGCAGGTATGAAACGAGTGGCGACATGTGCGAAACGCGATTGCAGGCAGTACCGCCGCCTTGCGCGCTGCTCCGGTCGGCTACCTAGCCACACACACCCCTGTCGCAGAGCGTCTCCTTCACAGCATTCCTTAGTGTCTGCCAGACAACGCTTGGTGAAAGGAACTTGACGGCGTTTCGATTCCGCGCAAACTGTGCGAGGGGGAAATGTGCAACATATCCTGCACTGCGCCCGAGCGCGCGTTCTGGTGGCTGTCCGCACCACTTGGGGACGCCGAACCACTACTTGTAAGAACGGTAAAGCGTCGTGGCTGCCACCACTAGGAGAGACTGCTGGCACTAGCGGCAAGAGTAGACGTGTGGCAGTGAAGGCCAAGGACCAAAGGGGTGCGAGGGAAGGGGGCTGGCGACTTAGTTTGAAGTGCACGTCTTCCCGCTGCCTGCTGACATGCAGAGCTGCCACACGTCACGGAGCCTTCAGTGGAACCGTAACGTTGACAGGCGGGTTTTTTGCCAGCGTTCTGTCCATGGACCAAGGCGCGCTCAACACAACTGATGCCGCATAGTGAACACTGCAGATCGGACCGGTGTTCTGGAgcgtggggggggggcgcggcggagaaggtcATCCAGTCCACTGCCGCCCCGCGGAGGCCCTGTCTCTGACGGGAGCTGCTGGATTTCACGGTTTAACGATGACCGACCGGCGACCACACTCATGTTGCCAACAAATCAACCCGGTGCTCCAAGCTCCCgggagctgccgctgcaagGCATAGACGGACACGGCCAGTGTGCGGCACAGACTGTGCGGTGGTGGCATTTTCTTCGCGAATTCTGCCTGCTGACGATACCTCCAATACCTCACTGGGACGGGAAAACCTCTGCCTCTAAGCGGACTGTACCTTCAAGCGAACCGGCTCTGTTCGCGAGAGCGTCAACGCGGCGCCCTCACGACCGGAGCGCCTTCGTCAGCTCTAGTAACCCTGCCAGAAGACGGAGTGCGAAACCCCTCGGTTCCCGAAGCTCCGTGTACACTGACGAAAGAGACTGAAGTCGTTAGACACTGAACGAAGCAAGCTATCTGAACTGCAGGCCGCAGTCTCTTTCAACGGCGACACCCTGTAGCCAagccgccgctcccgcgATTTGACTGTAGACTTCGTCGCTTGTGCCTCAGACTTGTGAACGAAACTGCCCTTCGTTTCTGCGGCCTGGCTTTGCGTTTTgtcctcttctttcctcgccTCATCCTGCCTAGTGTGAAGTGGGCGAGACAGCCGCTTTGTGGTGGCGTCATCGACGTTTGTGTAGGTTCCACCGAATGCGCCTCCGGCAGGGCTCGAGCCACCTTTTCTCTGGCCGCTCACTTGCGCCGGATGTGATTTTCGCCTGGCTCTGACATGCTGCGTGCGCAGGTCGTCAGCGCGACACAGCCGTTGCTTTTCTTTGGCGGGAGAGAAACAGAGCAGCGTTCCGTGGGTTTGTCTCAGAGGAATAAACAGGTTTTTCACTTATATCGTCCTCTTGCCATTCTCCGGTCCTCAACACCCGGGAgcctccttccgcgcgcttcgctggTGTTGTCTTTTCGGTGCACATAACGCCTCTCCCTACCAATATAGGCCTGGGAATGACACAAGACGAAGTAGACTTGCGCTCCAGTTTTCGTGGCGTTCCTCCTTTtgcgcggcgctgacgcTCGCTGTCTGTGGATTTAGCCACGTTGCGATCTCTCCATACTTCTTGCGCTTCTGGGATTCTGTCTCTGCCCTGGATATTTTTCTTTCCCCTtttgcggcgcctgcgcaggacCGCCGACTGGGTAGCTGCCGGCGCTCCAAGGACTTCGTCTCGTTTTCTCAGCATTTCTCTTTCTCACGCGGCACAGCGAAAGCCCAGTCGACAGTAAATCCTTCGTTCATGTTGTGGAGTAGCGGCCATTTTTCATGTGTAGCGCCATCGTaccgccttcgtcgtctccttTGTCTTGCACCGTCGCGTTGTTCGCAAGGAAATCTCCGGTCTTCCGGTTTCTCACGCACGTGCCAGGGTCActcgtctctcttttccAAGTGCCTGTCCTTTAGTTCTATGTGTTATCGAATGAAATCGTTTTTATCGTCGTGGTGAGTCCAGGCACTCCTGCGAGCTCTCGAGAGTTCCCAGACACACGCCTGTCACGCATTCGTGCCTTTCCATAGTCCAGCCGCGTCAGCGGAGAAAAGGGACTTGGTCGTCCTCTTCATTTCGCCGCCCTCGTATGCGTGCGTCGATTTTTGTTCCCGAGACTCTTGACTTTCCATTTTTCTACATTTTCCGGACCATCTGGTCCACTCGTCTTCTCAAAATCCGTAGCTGCGGCGTCAGGTCGATCCTTGAAGCGCCCCCTCAAGCGCTGATTTCCGTTTATGCTTCCTGCTGTTACGGTCTTTCGTCCTCGACGTTGTTTTCTTGTTTTCTGTCCCCTGCTTTGttgtttcttcttctctggaCTCTCGCAGTATCTCGCTCAGTTCGCACGCTCTCATGTAGCAAACCGACTTTGTCGTCGCTGTACCTACACTCGATCTGCTTACGTCCAGATCCAGCGCTTGTCAGTCTGAGCGTGACTCCAGGTCTCAGGAATCTCCGAGGCGTTTGACACGTGCACCGCACTTTGTagcctcgcgctcggcctAATCCGCGCTGTGGATACCGCTTTTATTCTTCGCGCGGAAGCAACAAAATGACAACCGCATCTGGGGacggggcgccgccgccaggcggaGGGAGCCCTGGCGCCCAGGAGGAAGTTCGCTGCGCAGTTGGAACGAAAATTTACGTTTCAGATCTCGCTGCAGTCTGGCAAACAGCCGAAGTTGTCCGCATCGAAGAGGACGGGTCGATAACTGCGCGGGTGGATGCTGACAACGAACTGGTGCGGCTCACCAAAGGCGATACCTGGTATCTCTGCAACACGGGTAGGTCGAACAACTGAAAGAAGCCTGAGGCGCTTCGGGTGAACGCTTCCGCTTCcgtgcgcgaggcctcgTGCAAATCCTCCACGCGCTCAGACTCGAAGGTGTGCCTGCTGTTGAGCGGCAACGCGAGAGTTCTCTACACGCGGGCTTGAACGCGAAACACCCCCGACAGCTACATAGCTTTTCGCAGCTGCTTGCGAGAGGGTTTTTGTCTCAAGAGCGCGCCCGTGCgtgccggcgtctcctccgtgcGCGGTGAACGTGAAATTGCGGAAtttgtcgcgcgcgtccaTGGGCGAGGGTATTCCGCGTATACGTGTGTAAGTCGGCTGATAGGTACGTGGAACGACACACGGAGGTGGAAAATGTCCGCTGACTGTTGTCGTGCTTCAGACGTCTGGAACACGACCGGCCTGAGTGCGCCGACGGATCTGACGATGCTTACTCACTTGCACGAGGCGGCGGTGCTCGATTCGCTCAATCTGCGTTTCGACATCGACGAAATCTACACCTTCACCGGCCCCATTCTGATTGCAGTCAACCCGTTCAAACAAATCGCGGGCTTGTACGATATGAAGGTGAGTGGACGTAGTCTCTTCCTCTTGGGACACTATACGACTCACATGTGTCCGTTTCACTTCGGGCGTATTTTTCCAGCAAAATCTTTACTATTGAGCTTGTACATGCGTGCGAAACGCAGCGTACATACGGTTTTCTGTGGCTCTCGCGGCATACCCACCTCATGCGCGGGAGATTTCCTGTGCTCGACCTGGCGCTGGAAAAGCAGCGGGTGTGTCGAGGAACCCAGCACGAACCCTGTAGGCAAGCACTTCGCGTTCCGGCCTCTTAGCAAATCTTCTCAGTTTGGTGTCTGGTCTCGCACTTCGCCACGTGC
Proteins encoded:
- a CDS encoding GDA1/CD39 (nucleoside phosphatase) family protein (encoded by transcript BESB_027390), producing MLCRENRIDPSQPLEQRLQFEGCKRIKGTGDFDRCYALVERFIVGPKYPLPANIEAASSGFESLKQVFQFASTSAAMVITGGAMVGSIRVLKRANLLGSSFSGDPHELEKAARIFCGASVKVEDGKGAAIHLPNHHEKLGVWTYDICKVIAMNVALVKHMMAAEKRPASISWEKSVKNDEGVEVADLGWHVGAILQQILDVEKFGRMAYESGWTYNL
- a CDS encoding GDA1/CD39 (nucleoside phosphatase) family protein (encoded by transcript BESB_027400) yields the protein MKNVVAVAWSVVLVCSVAFSPREALADPEDFGEVSGDPDVQPPEFPQKGAVNTISAEELPAEAQHWLRVSQESKKNKFAELARSAVSRIQEGRQALMRLRGLERRCHRAAQAFVVIDGGSSATRASVFLATTLACPHQGRRVIPSSIRLIATGERHPGLREVLEKWLDKHAGQDWESREVDSRLLLRNFRHMLETAQKFMKVLEDEIVGLMERELADEQKRQVQALGVPVILYSTAGVRDFHDWYRDGFFVALRFALNHFTNTAGYKFFTTPELTRPISGAEEGLYAFMTLNHLTGRLTEESSYCTLGADGMQACRSELAGVLEFGGASAQVVFPVAPADVLPSSVKAVNLQRERLLPERYPQADVVSVSFMQVGVASSAGLFLKQVCSEKEFLNDGICYNPCFFKGYEQDCSAGDVSIDPLTGDVTVSTETRKNKLKPIATYCSLSNSEIRMKATNEMLCRENRIDPSQPLEQRLQFEGCKRIKGTGDFDRCYALVERFIVGPKYPLPANIEAASSGFESLKQVFQFASTSAAMVITGGAMVGSIRVLKRANLLGSSFSGDPHELEKAARIFCGASVKVEDGKGAAIHLPNHHEKLGVWTYDICKVIAMNVALVKHMMAAEKRPASISWEKSVKNDEGVEVADLGWHVGAILQQILDVEKFGRMAYESGWTYNL